Proteins encoded by one window of Blautia luti:
- a CDS encoding LPXTG cell wall anchor domain-containing protein, which translates to MRRKQLFALMMAGALSVGMAPTASFAAENEVAAASEETGGEFDASETADETPSDETPADTTDETPADEIPADTDEPAADPTETPADETPADTDEPAADPTETPAEPTETPEEEPAAAQSEGEGTIAIGETAYTSLKEAFANAPDSTADQNPVYIKIAGTIEIDETIDVPANKNIMVVAAAENTIIKRADGFKANIFTVSGGTLQIAGGTVTDTDGTAIATGTLTVDGAGEDVEGSLIEVNSGVFGLSDGVTLTNNETSADGGAIRNMADGEVYLMGGTITGNTAASGAGVYSEGTVYLKGTVKVSENMVKDSFNVASNVLLAESGVIKVNGVVSDSSVGVSVKTPKADVKVVELLDGVEDVKLADVLPQFTYEGDEKFKLSETGTLISAAEPTEKPDPTEKPEPTEKPTKAKVTGVEMKWTGHNKVRIKFRSNIKGIYSVDWVKRGAKAPEITISGTAIDADTVTTVTVEDLPEYDVDIYVTVISEKDNNNYHSCKFQPIASDRPPASNTPTPTVTPTSAPHNVAKVEDSTIQGFEKALVFYPNTFYEFSAKGAGTDNTNPVEGDVRWVPVYWSMSSNPDSGDRHTVWKIGAQKGIYTEKEKTYPIYVFFQKQVYSGSEWVSQDGVIESKQFSFKAAPLTNVSGTPVPGGSDGTDGTGGDANGTSVDDSYLTPTTYAGEANGTARSAVSTGDESPIGTMMALAAASILAGGYVLVRRRKKEM; encoded by the coding sequence ATGAGAAGAAAACAGCTTTTTGCATTAATGATGGCTGGTGCTTTATCCGTGGGCATGGCACCGACAGCCTCATTTGCAGCAGAGAATGAAGTGGCTGCAGCCAGTGAAGAGACAGGCGGAGAGTTTGATGCATCTGAGACAGCAGACGAGACACCGTCTGATGAGACACCTGCGGATACAACAGATGAAACCCCGGCAGATGAAATTCCTGCAGATACAGACGAACCAGCAGCAGACCCTACGGAAACCCCGGCAGATGAAACTCCTGCAGATACAGACGAACCGGCAGCAGATCCTACAGAAACTCCTGCAGAGCCAACTGAGACTCCGGAAGAAGAGCCTGCAGCAGCTCAGAGTGAGGGGGAGGGAACCATCGCTATCGGAGAGACTGCATATACTTCTTTAAAAGAAGCATTTGCAAATGCTCCGGACAGCACAGCTGACCAGAATCCGGTTTATATTAAAATAGCCGGTACGATCGAAATTGATGAAACGATCGATGTACCTGCAAATAAAAACATCATGGTTGTAGCAGCGGCAGAAAATACAATTATTAAGCGTGCAGATGGATTTAAAGCCAACATATTTACAGTATCCGGCGGTACCTTACAGATTGCAGGGGGAACAGTGACAGATACAGATGGAACAGCGATTGCCACAGGAACTCTTACAGTTGATGGTGCAGGAGAGGATGTGGAAGGTTCTCTTATTGAAGTGAACAGCGGCGTGTTTGGATTATCTGACGGCGTAACACTTACCAACAATGAAACTTCTGCTGACGGCGGCGCGATCAGAAACATGGCAGATGGTGAAGTTTATCTGATGGGAGGCACGATCACCGGCAATACTGCAGCTTCCGGTGCAGGTGTGTACAGTGAAGGAACTGTTTATTTAAAAGGAACTGTAAAAGTCTCCGAAAACATGGTAAAAGATTCCTTTAATGTAGCAAGTAATGTTCTGCTGGCAGAATCCGGCGTGATCAAAGTAAACGGTGTGGTTTCCGATTCATCCGTAGGAGTAAGTGTGAAAACTCCGAAAGCTGATGTCAAGGTAGTTGAACTTCTGGACGGCGTAGAAGATGTGAAGTTGGCTGATGTTCTGCCACAGTTTACATATGAAGGTGATGAGAAGTTCAAGCTGAGTGAGACAGGTACACTGATCAGTGCAGCTGAACCGACAGAAAAACCAGACCCAACCGAGAAACCGGAACCCACTGAGAAACCAACGAAAGCGAAGGTTACCGGTGTGGAGATGAAATGGACTGGACACAATAAAGTAAGAATTAAATTCCGTTCCAATATCAAAGGTATTTATTCAGTTGACTGGGTAAAAAGAGGAGCGAAGGCCCCTGAGATCACAATATCCGGTACAGCTATTGATGCAGATACTGTTACAACTGTAACGGTTGAAGATCTTCCGGAATATGATGTTGACATTTATGTTACAGTGATCAGTGAGAAGGATAATAACAATTATCATTCCTGCAAGTTCCAGCCGATAGCATCTGATCGTCCACCTGCATCTAATACTCCAACCCCGACTGTAACGCCAACTTCAGCACCGCATAATGTTGCCAAGGTAGAGGACAGTACGATCCAGGGATTTGAGAAAGCACTGGTATTCTATCCGAATACTTTCTATGAATTCAGTGCAAAGGGTGCTGGTACAGATAATACCAATCCTGTAGAGGGAGATGTAAGATGGGTTCCTGTATACTGGAGCATGTCTTCCAATCCTGACAGCGGTGACCGACACACTGTATGGAAAATTGGTGCCCAGAAGGGTATTTATACAGAGAAAGAGAAGACATATCCAATCTATGTATTCTTCCAGAAACAGGTTTACAGCGGAAGCGAGTGGGTATCTCAGGACGGTGTGATTGAATCCAAACAGTTTTCCTTCAAGGCAGCACCTCTTACCAATGTAAGCGGAACACCGGTTCCGGGTGGTTCAGATGGCACAGACGGTACAGGCGGAGATGCAAATGGTACAAGTGTAGACGACAGTTATCTTACACCTACCACCTATGCAGGTGAAGCAAACGGAACAGCCAGAAGTGCCGTATCTACAGGTGACGAATCACCAATCGGTACAATGATGGCTCTGGCGGCAGCATCAATCCTTGCCGGTGGATATGTTCTTGTCAGAAGACGTAAAAAAGAAATGTAA